DNA sequence from the Shewanella piezotolerans WP3 genome:
TCTTCCTAGAGTGATAAAAATTGATGCCCCAGCGGGGTTAATCACCGCAACAGCTTACCGCGATTTTGAAGGTAAAATTCTCGCTAGCTTTAAAAATGTTGATTCATGGGCTGAAGCAAAAGACTGTGAGGTAATGGTCGATGGCTTTGGGTTAGTACGTTATGACATAGGTTTTGGTGGTGCATATTACGCCTATGTTGATGCTGACGATCATGGCATCAGTTGTTCACAAGATAATGTGGCGCAATTAATAGATATTGGAAGGCGTATAAAGCACGCTGTTATAGATGCTCATCCACTTAATCACCCGGTTGAGGAGGATCTCAGTTTTCTGTATGGAACAATTTTCACATCTAAGAAAGTAACCAATAAGGAAGCGCACTCGCGTCATGTGTGTATTTTTGCTGATGGAGAGGTAGATCGTTCGCCCACTGGAACCGGTGTAGCAGGAAGGATTGCATTACTGCATGCAAAAGGAGAGGTTGCACTGAATGATAAATTGATGATCGAGAGTATCGTCGACGGAAGAATGATTGTCAGCGCTACCGCTAAATCTCTATATTTTGGTAAGCATGCTGTAGTTCCTGAAATATCAGGAAGATCTTTTATTACAGGGAAGCATCAGTTCTTTATTGACCCAGATGATGTGTTTCAAAATGGATTTATGTTGCGCTAAACGGCGACTGTTAAGGAATTGATTATGAAAGAATACGACGATGAGCATCGCGGAACGATTGCTATAGTTGGTGCGGGTATTGTTGGACTCGCTGCAGCAATTGAGCTTCAACGAAAAGGATTTGATGTCACTATTATAGATAAAGAAGGAGCAGGGTCTGGCGCTTCTAAGGGGAATGCGGGGCACTTTGCTACTGAGCAAGTCTTTCCATTAGCTGATCCCACTATTCTTCCAAAACTACCGGGAATGCTAATGGATCCTTTAGGGCCTTTTAGAATTCAACCTAGATATTTTGTTAAAGCGCTGCCATGGTTCATGCGGTTTTTGGCCAATATGTTACCAAGACGCCGAGCTAAAAATACACAGGCTATCACGGCACTTAACCAAAGCTCTATTGCTGCGATGAAGCAGCTCGTTAGCTTTTGTCATTGTGAGGAGTTATTGACCCTTAATGGTAGTTTGCTTGTTTTTGAAAATACGCCTTTAGATGAAGTAAATAAAGAATTATCAGCATATGCGAATGCCGGGGTTGAAGTGCAATTACTTGATGGGGCACAAGTTAGAAAGCTTGAACCCTCTTTGAGTAAAACGATCACTCATGCTTTGTATTTCACTCACGTCGGCCATACCAGTGATCCTTATCGTTTGTGTAAGGCTCTAGAGTCAAAATTTAATGCATTAGGTGGAAAGCTCGTTACTGAAGAGCTGGTCAAAGTTGCCGTTGCAAAAACAAGTTCGACAATACAGTTAGATATGGCTACAGGAGCAACTCAGCAAATCAAAAGACTCGTTATCGCTGCAGGTGCATGGTCAAAACCTTTTGCTAAGCAGTTAGGCTACTCTGTTCCATTAGAATCAGAGCGAGGTTATCATTTAATGATGCCACAAATAAGCACGCTGTCACGCCCTGTAGCCTCCTATAACCGTAAGTTTATCATTACGCCTATGACTGACGGAACTCGTCTGGCGGGAACGGTTGAGTTTGGCGGATTAAAGGCACCTCTAGTTGCAGCAAGAGCAGATTGTTTGTTTACTCATGGAAAAGCGCTACTGCCTACATTGTTTGAAAGTGCAACGGTTACCGACGGTGAACGTTGGATGGGATTTCGCCCCTCTTTGCCTGATAGCTTGCCTGTAATCGGCCGTAGCCAGAAACAGTCGAATGTGTTCTTTTCATTTGGTCATCAGCACTTAGGGTTAACTTGGTCTGCTTTGACAGGTAAGTTGTTGGCGCAAGAGGTAGCTGGTGAACAATCAAATATCGACCTGCAACCTTATAGAATAGATAGGTTTGTTTGATTTAGATGAATATATCCCTGTTCTACTTGTAGATGCTCGTTTCAGAGCCATTGGGCCAGTTCAATTCTAGGCGCATTGATGTAGAAATGGTTATTCTCCTTTAAATTATACCAATTGCATTAAGTATTTGACCATTTCAGAGCCCCTCAGCCTTTTCAATTCAAAGCGCATTGGTAAAGAAATGGTTATTCCCTTTTAAGCCAATGCAAAGCAGAAGTGGAAAGACTGAAGGGCTCACGTAGTGCGGCTGAGGTTAAACAAATTGGCAAACGCTGTATGCTTCGCTATGGGATTTGGATATACGACTAAATGGTCTATTTTGTTCCATACAAAATAAGACATTCCGGCCCTCCTTGGCGGTCAGATTTAGGAGGTACGAGACCAAGGATGGTCGAAGGTAGAATAATGCAGGAGCAATTATCGAGAGCGAAGCAGGATGCCAGAGCCGAGAATAACGATTAGCTCAAATCCCACTACTTGCCTACAACGTTTTGAATTCCCGCTGAATGGTCAAACTTTTAATGCAATTGGTATTAGTACTACAACATAACATTTGTTTGGCTTGTAATTCTGATAGCAATCAGCATAAATGTTTGAACACTCTGCGAGAGTTTAGCGGTTTGGGGTAAGTGAGTGAAGAGTATCGTCATGCTACCTTCACGCATCTACTAATACGGCATTAGAGCCGCTAAAACTCGTCTGTTAGCAGTGTTTTCAGCTCGCTGTTTCGCCGTTGAATAAACTCATAAGGGAGCATCCATTATGAGTTTACCCTTGGATTAGTTTGCTAAAACTCACACTGAGTAGACCAATTTCGTATACTGATTAGTATAAATAATGACTTATACTTCAGATCCGGCCATAAGAGCCTCTATTTCACCAACTGTCCTTGGTATATTTTTAGACAAGTTCTCAAAGCTGCTATCGCTGACTAATATGTCATCTTCTATGCGAATACCTATACCGCGGTAAGCCTCAGGAACATCAGTTGCATCAAGAGGGATATAAATCCCCGGCTCAATGGTAAACACCATACCACTTTCAAGGCGAACCCAGTTGCCTGCTGTGTCATGATAGGAACCGACATCGTGTACATCCATCCCCATCCAGTGCCCCGTCTTATGAACCGTAAAGCGTTTATAACTTTCAGTTGTCATAATGTGCTCGATTGATCCCGTTAGAAGACCAAGATCTTTGAGTCCGATAGCCATTACCTTCATGCAAGTCTCATGAATTAGGTTCCACGAAAGCCCCGGCCTAATTATCTCGATAGCTCGGTCTAGTGCGTTTAATACTATCTGATAAATTGCTTTTTGCTCATCATTGAACTTTCCGTTCACGGGGTAACTGCGGGTAATGTCAGAGGCGTAATATTGA
Encoded proteins:
- a CDS encoding proline racemase family protein is translated as MTEIDISPALAGTYRAFKTIDAHTEGEPLRIITSGYPEIKGETILEKRKFVAENWDVYRKLLMHEPRGHADMYGALVTEPVTDGADFGVLFLHNEGYSSMCGHGILALVKVMCETGSIMLEDLPRVIKIDAPAGLITATAYRDFEGKILASFKNVDSWAEAKDCEVMVDGFGLVRYDIGFGGAYYAYVDADDHGISCSQDNVAQLIDIGRRIKHAVIDAHPLNHPVEEDLSFLYGTIFTSKKVTNKEAHSRHVCIFADGEVDRSPTGTGVAGRIALLHAKGEVALNDKLMIESIVDGRMIVSATAKSLYFGKHAVVPEISGRSFITGKHQFFIDPDDVFQNGFMLR
- a CDS encoding NAD(P)/FAD-dependent oxidoreductase, which translates into the protein MKEYDDEHRGTIAIVGAGIVGLAAAIELQRKGFDVTIIDKEGAGSGASKGNAGHFATEQVFPLADPTILPKLPGMLMDPLGPFRIQPRYFVKALPWFMRFLANMLPRRRAKNTQAITALNQSSIAAMKQLVSFCHCEELLTLNGSLLVFENTPLDEVNKELSAYANAGVEVQLLDGAQVRKLEPSLSKTITHALYFTHVGHTSDPYRLCKALESKFNALGGKLVTEELVKVAVAKTSSTIQLDMATGATQQIKRLVIAAGAWSKPFAKQLGYSVPLESERGYHLMMPQISTLSRPVASYNRKFIITPMTDGTRLAGTVEFGGLKAPLVAARADCLFTHGKALLPTLFESATVTDGERWMGFRPSLPDSLPVIGRSQKQSNVFFSFGHQHLGLTWSALTGKLLAQEVAGEQSNIDLQPYRIDRFV